A window from Corvus cornix cornix isolate S_Up_H32 chromosome 8, ASM73873v5, whole genome shotgun sequence encodes these proteins:
- the FOXE3 gene encoding forkhead box protein E3, producing MCTLPAPSPAAAASPGSPGPPRGSPQAPPVKPEPRGAGSSPAPPPPPPEEPPPPAGGRRRKRPVQRGKPPYSYIALIAMAIANAAERKLTLGGIYKFITERFPFYRENPKKWQNSIRHNLTLNDCFVKIPREPGHPGKGNYWTLDPAAEDMFDNGSFLRRRKRFKRTDITTYPGYMQNSSAFTPPPAGRPAAPTAPYPNALCSPGYGPQLSGTVFHPYAAGAAPPAQHPRMFSIDSLISGQQALQPSPPSELGHPSLGLPGAELAPACSAGSSEPPCFQAQPVSPGLLSRAGPNSLAYPYAASPPHLPVAQGSYSPSSPQLYGAPNRLALPAMRPPACAEHGEQLLGLSASPLGQFGSSNTYMRQPNFPAGLERYM from the coding sequence ATGTGCACGCTGCCGGCGCCcagccccgcggccgcggccAGCCCCGGCTCCCCCGGGCCGCCGCGGGGGTCTCCGCAAGCACCGCCGGTGAAGCCGGAGCCGCGGGGCGCTGGGagcagcccggccccgccgccgccgccccccgaggagccgccgccccccgccgggGGCCGCCGGAGGAAGCGGCCGGTGCAGCGGGGCAAGCCCCCGTACTCCTACATCGCCCTCATCGCCATGGCCATCGCCAACGCCGCCGAGAGGAAACTCACCTTGGGGGGCATCTACAAGTTCATCACCGAGCGCTTCCCCTTCTACCGGGAGAACCCAAAGAAGTGGCAGAACAGCATCCGCCACAACCTCACCCTCAACGACTGCTTCGTCAAGATTCCCCGGGAGCCTGGGCATCCCGGCAAGGGCAACTACTGGACACTGGATCCGGCTGCAGAGGACATGTTTGACAACGGGAGCTTCCTGCGCCGGAGGAAGCGCTTCAAGCGCACCGACATCACCACCTACCCCGGCTACATGCAGAACTCCAGCGCCTTCAcgcccccgcccgccggccGCCCCGCGGCGCCCACAGCGCCTTACCCCAATGCCCTCTGCTCGCCTGGCTACGGCCCCCAGCTCTCCGGCACCGTCTTCCACCCCTATGCAGCCGGGGCAGCACCGCCGGCACAGCATCCCAGGATGTTCAGCATCGACAGCCTCATCAGCGGGCAGCAGGCCCTGCAACCCTCACCGCCCTCCGAGCTGGGCCACCCATCGCTGGGCTTGCCCGGAGCCGAgctggctcctgcctgctctgccgGCAGCTCCGAGCCTCCCTGCTTCCAGGCACAGCCCGTCAGCCCTGGCTTGTTGAGCCGGGCCGGCCCCAACTCCCTGGCGTACCCCTATGCCGCCTCGCCCCCGCACCTGCCCGTGGCTCAGGGCAGCTACTCGCCCAGCAGCCCGCAGCTCTACGGGGCTCCCAACAGACTGGCCCTGCCGGCCATGCGGCCTCCGGCCTGTGCCGAGCACGGcgagcagctcctggggctctcCGCCTCACCCCTCGGCCAGTTCGGCTCCAGCAACACCTACATGAGGCAGCCCAACTTCCCCGCCGGCCTGGAGCGGTACATGTGA